ATTAAGAGGAGGAAAAACGACATTGGATGCTTTACTTCTAAAGTAATAGCGTTTAATAATTACAATCCATTGGATTAAAAATCGGAAGGACTTAAATTCCTGTTTAAACCCTTAATAATGAAAAAGTTTTTACTGATTTTTATTCTCCTACCCCTCTGCCATTTTTCAATATTTGCACAGCAGGATACTCCAAATATCCTGTTTTTGATAGCGGACGATTGGTCCTTTCCTCATGCCGGAGTCTATGGAGATCAAGTGGTACAAACACCGACCTTTGACCGATTGGCAAAAGAAGGTGCCTTATTTACGAATGCCTATACCGCCTCTCCATCTTGCTCTCCTTCGCGAGCGTCTATCCTATTAGGTAGATACCCTCATCAAAATGAGGATGGTGGTAATCTTTGGTCTGAATTCCCAGCCCAATACCCCAGTTATGTATCCATTCTTGAGGAAGCAGGATATTTTACGGGTTCCACTAGAAAAGGCTGGGGTCCCGGAGACTTCAAAGTAAGAGGTATGAATCACAATCCAGCTGGTAAAAACTTCGATGATTTCAAATCTTTTCTTGCTGCTAAGCCCAAAAATCAACCCTTTACCTTTTGGTTTGGGAGCACAGATCCACACCGGACTTATGAAACAAATACTGGGATTAGAACAGGTATGTATTTGGAAGACGTCAAAGTCCCAGGATTCTTCCCTGACAATGACTGCGTGAGAAACGACATTTTGGATTATTATTTTGAGGTAGAAAGATTTGACAGGGAAAGCGGACACCTGATCAAAATGCTGGAAGAAGCTGGCATGCTGGACAACACTATTATTGTCATGACCAGTGACAATGGAATGCCTTTCCCCAGGGCTAAAGCCAATTTATATGATTACGGTACGAGAATGCCATTAGTGATTCGTTGGCCTGAAAAAATAAAAGCGGGAACGGTTATAAATGATTTTGTCAACTTCGTTGATTTTGCTCCCAGTTTTGTAGAAGCAGCCGGACTCCATCAGGAAAGCATGAGTGGTCAATCACTGTGGCCGCTTTTGGCAGGTGAAAAGCAGGATAGAGATCAGGTATTCCTAGAGCGTGAAAGGCATGCAAATGTTAGAAAAGGCGACCTTTCTTATCCGATGAGAGCTATCCGAGACCATCGATACTTGTACATCAGAAATATGATGCCTGAGAGAAATCCTGCGGGAGATTCCACAGTCCATCAATCTGTGGGACAATATGGCGACGTGGATAATTCCATTACCAAGTATTTGATTATGAATATGGAAGGTAAAGCAGTAGCTGGCCAACCGGATTATTTCAAACTTGCCTTTGAAAAGCGGCCGGAAGAAGAGCTTTATGATATCATTAACGATCCCTACCAGTTGAATAATCTTGCGAATGATAAATCATTGTCAGAAGTAAAAAGCCAAATGAGAAGTAAACTTCAGAACTGGATGACAGAAACTGGTGATCTTCGAGCAAAGGAGCCCAGGAGTCTATATTGGGACAATGTCCGATATACTCCTGAGTATCAATTGACCAACTATGACTTCAAGAAAAGGCTTCTGGAGTATCTAATCATGCCTCCGTTTGGGAAAGATGCCAAAAATGGTATCCCCTGCCTGGAATAAGTTATTCAACAATCACTGCCTCAATGGATGGTTCGAATCCTATTCTATGGGCCAAAACATACAATGAATCTCCTTTATTTATTTCAAAGGGTTTCGTATAAACCGACCAAACATCTGAGGAAGATTTTCTATATCCAATGGACGCACTGGGTGTTGGAGACCTCAATGCCACCAGGCCGTCCTCGTAAAGAATAATTGCCGGCTCCGTCACTGGAGGAGTCGCTTGTCCACCCCACCATTCTCTGACCATTGCCACTTCATTTTTCGATCCCAAATCACCATAATAATTGACCCATTTTAGATGCGCTTCTCTCATCTCTTCAAGCTTTGCCTGATACTCTGGATTATCCGCAAGGTTATTGAATTCCCAAGGGTCCGTTTGGGTGTCGTACAATTCTTCCTTTGGTTTTGTTTCATCAAACCATCGCTCCTGATCCGGCGTCAACTTTCCTTCCTCATGCAATTCCAGAAGATGAACCATCAGGGGATTATTAAGCCTGTATTGAATGTTTTGGTAATTGGGCTTATTGATCATGTAATTCCGAATGTATTTATACCTACCATCACTGACGGCTCTTACGCGGTCATATTCTGAATCCATTCGATCTCTTGCGGCATAGACATAGTCTCTTTCCGCTGATTTTTGATCTCCCAAAAATGCTTGCCCTTGCATGGTCGGCGGAATTTTTATTCCAGCCAAGGATAAGACGGTTGGGCCAAAATCCACAAAACTAACCAATTCATTGGTTACCGAGCCTGCCTCTAAAAATGGTGCTTTTATCATTAATGGAATTTTCAGACCTCGGTCATAAAGCTCTCTCTTGTAATAGGGCATTCCATCCCCATGATCCGAATAGTAAAAGATAATCGTGTTTTCATATAGCCCTGCATCCTTTAATTCCTGTAGCAGCTCTCCAACTTGCGTATCCATTCTCATGACATTGGTAATAAATCTAGCCAAGGTTCTTCTCGAAATAGAATCATCAGGATAAACAGGCGGAACCACTACCGAATCCGGATCTACCAATAAGGGTTCATCTTCTCTAGCCCAAACCTGAGATTCATGAGAGATCGTCAAGTTGAAAATTGAAAAAAACGGTTGCTCAGGATCAGGTCTATTTTTCCAGTGAGCATTTTTACTGCTTTCATCCCACATGGTTTTGGGGGCTTCAAACTGGTAATCTTCCTTGGAATTATTAGTCGTATAATATCCAATCATTCTTAAATACTCAGGGAAGCCTCGCATACCATCGGGAAGTACTGTTGAATAGGCTTTAAATCCGGGAGGATAATATTCCAATGCACTTGCAGACATTCCTGTTGTCCTCATATGCATTGCCCCGATAGAAGTCTGATAGGCTCCTGTAATAATAGCAGCTCGACTCGGTGCACAAACACCTGCGGTGGAAAAGGCATTGGTATACCTCAAGCTTTCTTTTGCAAATTGATCCAGTACCGGCGTATCTCCCCCTGTTCCTCCATAAGCTCCCAAATGCTCAGGCGACATATCCTCATTGACTATCCAAACTATATTGGGTCTTTCAGGATAGATTTTGCTATTCACAGTATCTTCCGGGGAATCACAGGAAAACATTCCAAAGCAAATAATGGTCAGTGCCGAAATGAGATTACTAATCGAAATTTTCATAATTGAAATCAGAAGTTGGGGCTATAAGTTAAGATAGGATTTTTCGTAGGAAAGCCAATAAACCATAAGCCACAAAATAACTAGAACTTCTTATCTTTAATAGATACGCTATGAATGGAACAGTTCTCCCCCTTTTTCTTGGTGGGCTTACAATTTTTGTTTTTTCGATATCCCAATTATCGGGTGTTTTAGAAAGCTTTTTCTCAGAAAAAACGAGACATTATATCTACCGATATACACGAAATAGCTGGATGTCTGCCCTTGTGGGAATTCTAGTCACCATCTTAATGGGCTCTTCTTCAGCGGTGATTATTCTTACCATCATTTTAATCAATGCCAAAGCTTTAAATTTCAAACAATCTATTGGTATCATCCTCGGAGCTAATTTAGGCACTACTTTCACCAGTCAACTGATCGCATTAGATATTTCCAATTATGCATTTATCCCGCTTATTGTGGGTTTGATGATACAGCTTTTTCTCAAGAAAAAACCTTATTCCAGCTATGGGAAAATCCTGTTTTATTTCGGGATGCTATTTTTTGGGTTATTTATCATGGAAGAATCTGTGATGCCTTTAAGAGAAAGTGACCTATTCGAAACTTGGGTGGCAAAAATAGAAGGAAACCCATTTCAAGGGGCATGGGTAGGAGGATTGATCACCCTATTAATCCAATCCTCAAGTGCCACGGTAGGCATTGCTATTTTATTAGGGAAACAAGGCTTAATTAATGCTGCAGGAGGAGTTTCTCTGATGCTTGGGGCAGAACTCGGCACTTGCTCAGATACACTTTTAGCCACTATAAAAGGTTCCAGAGCAGCAATAAGAGCAGGCGTTTTTCATTTGATTTTTAATCTAATCAGTATCTCTCTCGGTTTGTTGCTTTTTGACCAATTTTTGGAGCTGGTGATCTATGTTTCAAGAAATTCAAATTTGGATCAAATCATTGCCAATGGACATATCCTTTTTAATAGTTTGGGAGTCTTGCTCTTTTTCCCATTCATTGGATTTTTTGAAAAACTGCTGGTAAAACTTATCCCAGACAAACAGTTGATCGAAAAGGCTCCATAAAAAATATTGTATCGGGTTATTATTTGATTTCCAAATAATAAACTTAAAATATAGAGATAATCAATCGCAACAAAATATTTTGTATTCGTCGCAAGCTTTGGTAAATTATATTTTTTAATGTAATAAACCCAGATCTATGTCTCCAAAAGACAATCTCAATCGACGAGAGTTTATAGGAACAGCAGCCACAATAGCAGCTTCATTTTCCATTGTACCTTCTAGTGTTATTGCCGGACTTGGCAAAGTTCCTCCATCAGATCAGATAACCGTAGCGAATATCGGTTGCGGAACCCAAGGCCTACGTGAAATGGGTGGACTCCTTCTCAACCCAAATGTGCGTGTAGTTTCTGTCTGTGATGTCAACAAATATTCAGAAGATTACATCGATTGGTCCCCTTATGGAATTCGGAATAATATCCGAAAAGTTTTAGCGGATGATACCTGGTGGGAAAATGCCAAAGGAATTCCTGGAGGAAGGGATGTTGGAAAAGCTTATGTAGAAAATTTTTATGCAAAAAACTCTCCCGGAGGCACCTATAATGGCTGTACCTCTTACGAGGATTATAGAGAGCTTTTAGTAAAAGAAAATGACGTCGATGTGGTCAAAATTATGACTCCTGACCATACGCATGCACCAATTGCCATGGCCGCAATGGATCAGGGAATCCACGTGGTTACCCACAAACCTATTTCCAATCGGCTGATTGAAGGTAGAAAAGTCATCGAAAAGGCTAATTCTACAGGAATGATCACCCATTTGCTAGCTTGGTCAGATAAACCTGAATACCGACAGATTAAAGCTTGGATGGAGGAAGGCTTAATTGGTGAGCTAAAAGAAATTCATAACTGGTCCTATAGACCCGTTTGGCAACAATGGACCAAAAGACCTACTGAAACTCCTGCTATTCCAAAGGACTTTAATTGGGAGCTTTGGCTGGCCTCGGTTCCAGACATGCCCTATCATCCCCATTATACTCATAACGTTTTCCGGGGTTGGTACGACTTCGGCGGCGGATCAGTAGCAGACATGGGCCATTATAGTTTGTTTCCATTATTTGAAACCTTGGGAATTACCAAATCACCTGTGGTGGCCAAAGCTTATGGAACTACCACGAGAGAAGAGGTAAACCATGTGTATCAATGGGTGGACAATAAAGTGGCATTCCCAGCGAGCTGCATGATCAAATGGAAATTCCCAGAACAGAATTCCCTTCCTCCTTTTGACCTATTTTGGTACGATGGAGGGATGAAGCCTTTTGCTCCTGAGGAATTGGAAATGGAAGGTAAAGACACGCCTGAAGAGGGTCTGCTTTTAGTGGGCACCAAAGGAAAAATTCTTGGTGGGTTTAGAGGGGAAAACCCCATCCTACTACCAGAAAGCAGAATGAGCCAAAGACCTTCTTCTGAAGTAATAAAATCAGACCATGTGGATAGAAATACCGATATGTGGGTTGATGCTATCAAAGAAAATAAACAAACTCCGGGAAGTTTTACCCGAGCTACTGCCATCACGGACACAGTCAATTTAGGAGCTGTAGCATTGAGAAGTGGTAAAAGAATTGAATTTGATCCTTCTAGTTTAAAAATAACCAATATTGAAGAAGCAAATACCTATTTAACGAGAGACTATAGAACTGGCTGGGAGATTTAGACCTAACCAACCAAACATCATACACTTTTAACCTTATATTCTTATGAAAAACAGAAGAGAGTTTTTAAAATCAGCCGGCCTTGCCTCAGCAGCAATTGGCCTGGGTTTACCCCAATTCAGTTTTACTTCTAAAAAGGCTGATCCATTGTTTAAAATTTCGCTGGCAGAATGGTCCTTAAACAAAGCCCTTTTTGCAGGAAAAATTGACCACCTTGATTTCCCGATCCTCGCCAAGGAACATGAAATTGACGCAGTGGAATATGTCAATCAGTTTTTTATGGATAAGGCAACAGACATGGCCTACCTAAAGGAAATGAAAACCCGAGCTGATGGAGAAGGGGTAACCTCTGTACTCATCATGTGCGATGGGGAAGGAATGCTGGGAGCGGCAACCTCAGAAGGTAGAAAACAGACCGTAGAAAATCATAAAAAATGGGTTGAAGCGGCTAAATTCCTTGGCTGCCACGCTATTCGTGTCAACGCATACTCTGCAGTGCCTTGGAGTACCAACCCTGCAGATGCAAAAACAGCCATGGACATTACCAGTTCGGGACTGAGGCAACTTTGCGAATTTGCAGATGATTTTGACATTGATGTAATCATAGAAAATCACGGTGGCTTTTCAAGCGATGCCAAGTGGCTAGCTGAAATGATCAAGGAGACAGGTCATTCCAGAGCAGGAACCTTACCAGACTTCGGTAATTTCAGAATCGCTGAAGTAGGTGGAAAAAACTTTTCCTATGACTCGTACAGAGGAGTGGATGAACTGATGCCCTACGCCAAAGGAGTCAGTCTAAAACCCAAAGTTTGGGACGACTCAGGTAGAGAGCATCCTCTGGACTTCACCAGGATGATGAAGATTGTTTTAGCCCATGACTTTCACGGATATGTGGGGATTGAGCATGGAGTAGAAGAAAGAGAATGGGAGAGTATTTTTGAGATCAGAAGAGATCTAGAAGATGTAAGAAGGACGCTTGAGGCGGAAGGATAAAACCTTTCACCTAGGGATTCAGTAAACTTATTGAATCCCTCTTTTTTTAAACCCAAAAGATGAAAACCGAATTTTTATCAACAGTCCCAGTTTTACCTTCCAATGACATAGAAAGAGATTTGATTTGGTATGAAGAGAAGCTGGGTTTTAAGAAAATTTTTGGAGACTCCATGTATGTTGGAATCCATTACAAAACTGTCTGGCTTCACCTTCAATGGCATGCAGACACCGAAGATGACCCCTTATTAGGAGGATCAGTCGTTCGAATTTTCGTAAAAAATATTGACAAATATTTCAATAAACTCGTGGCTAAAGGAGTAGTCCCTAAGGATAAACTACGAAAAAATACTCCTTGGGGCACACATGAATTCGGGCTTTATGATTTAAATAATAATGCCATCTTTTTTGTAGAGGATTTGTGATTAACCGGAATTCATCTCCTCTTTCGATGCATAAACCGAATTAATAACTAGATTTAAAGTATTAAAATCTCTTTATAAATATTTGAACCTCTAACTATTCAGCGAAACTGCTGGGTAAATACTGCTTTTTTCAAAAGCGAGAGGAAATATTTTTATCAAATTTTATAAAGAACATCATGAAGAAATTCAATAAAATTGCCGTTATCGGCGGAACAGGAAAATCAGGAAGCTACCTAGTTAAGGAGCTTTTAAACCAAGAATATCAAGTAAAGTTACTTCTTAGAAATCCGGAAAAATCTCCCCCGAAAAATAAAAATCTTGAGTTGGTTGTTGGTGATGTATCAAAGCCTTCTTCCATCAAAGAATTGATTACAGGTAGTGATGCCCTCATCAGTACATTGGGAATAGGCATTCCGGAAAGCCCAAGAAACATTTTCTCTAAAACGACACAGCTGATCATTCAGGAGCTTCGGAGAAGCAATTTGAAGCGATATATTTTGCTTTCTAGCCTTAATGTAGACACGGAACAGGATCAAAAAAGTGAGTTTGCGAAGGCCGCAACTGCCTTTATGTACAGCAAGTTCCCAGTATCTACAAAAGATAAGCAAGAGGAATTTAATTTATTAAATAACTCAGGGCTAGACTGGACCATGGTTAGATCCTCAATGATAGAGTTGACAGATTCAAAAAGCGATTATGCTGTTTCCACCATTGACTGTCTTGGCCAAAAAATCTCAGCAGCTAGTTTGGCAGCGTTTCTTGTAAAGCAACTGGAATCTGAAGAATTTATTCGAAAAGCTCCCTTCATTTGGGATAAATAATGGATTAAGGGCGGGGATTTACCCTCGCCATTAATTTAATTTCATTCATTAGATTGATTCAATTTGACCAACTCAAAAGTCATAATATCCTCCATGTTTGCTGGATTTTTGGGATGACTTGTGGATAAATACAAGCCATCTTTTGTCACAAAGAAATTATCTTGAAAATATTTCCCCTCTTCAAACCTTTTCTCCCTAAGCAAATTCAATTCCTTGTCAAAAACCATTAATACAAATGGCCCAGGAGAGGTATTTAAAGTTCTAATTTCCTGAATGTCGGAGACCTCAATAGTAGGATAAGCAAATCGGTAATAAAGTTTTTTGTAAGGATCAAAAATCAGCGAACCATAGCGCGATTTCGTCATATTATAGGTTGCAAACTCAAGAGAGGTCGACTGATTTGAAAAAGTAGGCAAAACTTCATCCAAAAACTGGCTTTTACCCGCAACAGCCTGAAGGGTTTCCGCATCA
Above is a window of Algoriphagus machipongonensis DNA encoding:
- a CDS encoding NAD(P)-dependent oxidoreductase, which produces MKKFNKIAVIGGTGKSGSYLVKELLNQEYQVKLLLRNPEKSPPKNKNLELVVGDVSKPSSIKELITGSDALISTLGIGIPESPRNIFSKTTQLIIQELRRSNLKRYILLSSLNVDTEQDQKSEFAKAATAFMYSKFPVSTKDKQEEFNLLNNSGLDWTMVRSSMIELTDSKSDYAVSTIDCLGQKISAASLAAFLVKQLESEEFIRKAPFIWDK
- a CDS encoding sugar phosphate isomerase/epimerase family protein — its product is MKNRREFLKSAGLASAAIGLGLPQFSFTSKKADPLFKISLAEWSLNKALFAGKIDHLDFPILAKEHEIDAVEYVNQFFMDKATDMAYLKEMKTRADGEGVTSVLIMCDGEGMLGAATSEGRKQTVENHKKWVEAAKFLGCHAIRVNAYSAVPWSTNPADAKTAMDITSSGLRQLCEFADDFDIDVIIENHGGFSSDAKWLAEMIKETGHSRAGTLPDFGNFRIAEVGGKNFSYDSYRGVDELMPYAKGVSLKPKVWDDSGREHPLDFTRMMKIVLAHDFHGYVGIEHGVEEREWESIFEIRRDLEDVRRTLEAEG
- a CDS encoding Gfo/Idh/MocA family protein, which translates into the protein MSPKDNLNRREFIGTAATIAASFSIVPSSVIAGLGKVPPSDQITVANIGCGTQGLREMGGLLLNPNVRVVSVCDVNKYSEDYIDWSPYGIRNNIRKVLADDTWWENAKGIPGGRDVGKAYVENFYAKNSPGGTYNGCTSYEDYRELLVKENDVDVVKIMTPDHTHAPIAMAAMDQGIHVVTHKPISNRLIEGRKVIEKANSTGMITHLLAWSDKPEYRQIKAWMEEGLIGELKEIHNWSYRPVWQQWTKRPTETPAIPKDFNWELWLASVPDMPYHPHYTHNVFRGWYDFGGGSVADMGHYSLFPLFETLGITKSPVVAKAYGTTTREEVNHVYQWVDNKVAFPASCMIKWKFPEQNSLPPFDLFWYDGGMKPFAPEELEMEGKDTPEEGLLLVGTKGKILGGFRGENPILLPESRMSQRPSSEVIKSDHVDRNTDMWVDAIKENKQTPGSFTRATAITDTVNLGAVALRSGKRIEFDPSSLKITNIEEANTYLTRDYRTGWEI
- a CDS encoding Na/Pi cotransporter family protein, translated to MNGTVLPLFLGGLTIFVFSISQLSGVLESFFSEKTRHYIYRYTRNSWMSALVGILVTILMGSSSAVIILTIILINAKALNFKQSIGIILGANLGTTFTSQLIALDISNYAFIPLIVGLMIQLFLKKKPYSSYGKILFYFGMLFFGLFIMEESVMPLRESDLFETWVAKIEGNPFQGAWVGGLITLLIQSSSATVGIAILLGKQGLINAAGGVSLMLGAELGTCSDTLLATIKGSRAAIRAGVFHLIFNLISISLGLLLFDQFLELVIYVSRNSNLDQIIANGHILFNSLGVLLFFPFIGFFEKLLVKLIPDKQLIEKAP
- a CDS encoding sulfatase family protein translates to MKISISNLISALTIICFGMFSCDSPEDTVNSKIYPERPNIVWIVNEDMSPEHLGAYGGTGGDTPVLDQFAKESLRYTNAFSTAGVCAPSRAAIITGAYQTSIGAMHMRTTGMSASALEYYPPGFKAYSTVLPDGMRGFPEYLRMIGYYTTNNSKEDYQFEAPKTMWDESSKNAHWKNRPDPEQPFFSIFNLTISHESQVWAREDEPLLVDPDSVVVPPVYPDDSISRRTLARFITNVMRMDTQVGELLQELKDAGLYENTIIFYYSDHGDGMPYYKRELYDRGLKIPLMIKAPFLEAGSVTNELVSFVDFGPTVLSLAGIKIPPTMQGQAFLGDQKSAERDYVYAARDRMDSEYDRVRAVSDGRYKYIRNYMINKPNYQNIQYRLNNPLMVHLLELHEEGKLTPDQERWFDETKPKEELYDTQTDPWEFNNLADNPEYQAKLEEMREAHLKWVNYYGDLGSKNEVAMVREWWGGQATPPVTEPAIILYEDGLVALRSPTPSASIGYRKSSSDVWSVYTKPFEINKGDSLYVLAHRIGFEPSIEAVIVE
- a CDS encoding sulfatase family protein; the encoded protein is MKKFLLIFILLPLCHFSIFAQQDTPNILFLIADDWSFPHAGVYGDQVVQTPTFDRLAKEGALFTNAYTASPSCSPSRASILLGRYPHQNEDGGNLWSEFPAQYPSYVSILEEAGYFTGSTRKGWGPGDFKVRGMNHNPAGKNFDDFKSFLAAKPKNQPFTFWFGSTDPHRTYETNTGIRTGMYLEDVKVPGFFPDNDCVRNDILDYYFEVERFDRESGHLIKMLEEAGMLDNTIIVMTSDNGMPFPRAKANLYDYGTRMPLVIRWPEKIKAGTVINDFVNFVDFAPSFVEAAGLHQESMSGQSLWPLLAGEKQDRDQVFLERERHANVRKGDLSYPMRAIRDHRYLYIRNMMPERNPAGDSTVHQSVGQYGDVDNSITKYLIMNMEGKAVAGQPDYFKLAFEKRPEEELYDIINDPYQLNNLANDKSLSEVKSQMRSKLQNWMTETGDLRAKEPRSLYWDNVRYTPEYQLTNYDFKKRLLEYLIMPPFGKDAKNGIPCLE
- a CDS encoding VOC family protein — translated: MKTEFLSTVPVLPSNDIERDLIWYEEKLGFKKIFGDSMYVGIHYKTVWLHLQWHADTEDDPLLGGSVVRIFVKNIDKYFNKLVAKGVVPKDKLRKNTPWGTHEFGLYDLNNNAIFFVEDL